A genome region from bacterium includes the following:
- the ilvD gene encoding dihydroxy-acid dehydratase, translating to MPDNLRSRLTTHGIQRSPNRAMLRAVGFGDDDFEKPIVGIANSYSNLTPCNVGINDLAKRAESALKDAGAMPQVFGTITIADGISMGTEGMKYSLVSREVIADSIETVCDGQCMDAVLAFGGCDKNMPGAVIAIARMNIPAIFVYGGTIKPGRYKGRDLTIVSVFEAVGEYSAGKISKEELLEIERHACPGPGACGGMYTANTMSSAIEAMGLSLMHSSTMAAEDGEKGDSTAESAKVLVQAIRNQLLPRQILTRKAFENAMAVVMALGGSTNAVLHLLAIAHAAEVPLVIDDFETIREKVPVLCDLKPSGKHVVTEFHLAGGVPQVMKILFNHGVIHGDALTITGQTIAEVLKDVPDEPPADQNIICPWDKPLYAQGHLAIMKGNLATEGAVAKITGVKRSVITGPARVFDSEEACLEAILAGGIKAGDVVVIRYEGPKGGPGMREMLAPTSALIGAGLGDAVGLITDGRFSGGTYGMVVGHVAPEAFVGGTIAFVHEGDSITIDAEQRLLQLNVSDEELAGRKKNWQPPKPRYTRGVLAKYAKLVSTSSLGAVTDLE from the coding sequence ATGCCAGATAACCTTCGTAGCAGATTAACTACCCATGGGATTCAGCGGTCACCCAATCGCGCAATGCTGCGTGCAGTTGGATTTGGTGATGATGACTTCGAAAAGCCTATCGTCGGAATCGCGAATTCCTATAGCAACCTGACGCCCTGCAATGTGGGCATTAACGATTTAGCCAAGCGTGCAGAATCGGCGTTAAAGGATGCAGGCGCTATGCCTCAAGTCTTCGGCACCATCACTATTGCCGACGGCATCTCGATGGGCACTGAGGGCATGAAGTATTCTCTCGTTTCAAGAGAAGTTATCGCTGATTCTATAGAGACCGTTTGTGATGGTCAATGCATGGATGCGGTTCTCGCTTTTGGCGGTTGCGACAAGAACATGCCCGGCGCAGTAATCGCGATTGCCAGGATGAATATACCGGCGATTTTTGTGTATGGTGGAACCATTAAGCCAGGCCGATATAAAGGCCGCGATTTAACTATCGTGAGTGTTTTCGAGGCAGTGGGTGAGTATAGCGCTGGGAAGATAAGCAAGGAAGAACTCCTGGAGATTGAGCGACATGCATGTCCCGGACCAGGCGCGTGTGGTGGGATGTATACGGCCAACACCATGTCATCAGCGATTGAAGCGATGGGACTCAGCCTGATGCACTCTTCGACTATGGCTGCTGAAGATGGCGAGAAGGGTGACAGCACTGCCGAATCGGCAAAGGTTTTGGTTCAAGCTATCCGTAACCAACTACTCCCACGCCAGATATTGACCCGCAAGGCATTTGAGAACGCGATGGCGGTGGTGATGGCTTTAGGCGGTTCGACCAACGCAGTACTTCACCTCTTGGCAATTGCTCATGCTGCTGAAGTACCGCTTGTAATTGATGACTTTGAGACTATCCGTGAGAAGGTGCCGGTGCTTTGTGATCTTAAGCCGTCCGGCAAGCATGTGGTGACTGAGTTTCATTTAGCAGGCGGTGTGCCGCAGGTGATGAAGATATTGTTTAATCATGGTGTAATTCATGGTGATGCCCTCACAATCACCGGTCAGACCATTGCTGAAGTGCTTAAGGATGTCCCTGATGAGCCGCCGGCAGACCAAAATATTATTTGCCCATGGGACAAGCCGCTTTATGCCCAAGGTCATCTGGCAATCATGAAAGGCAACTTGGCTACTGAAGGCGCTGTGGCTAAAATCACAGGCGTTAAGCGCTCTGTAATTACCGGCCCTGCACGTGTTTTCGACTCAGAGGAAGCTTGTCTGGAAGCTATTTTGGCAGGCGGCATCAAGGCAGGCGATGTGGTAGTCATACGCTACGAAGGGCCAAAAGGCGGGCCTGGGATGCGCGAGATGTTGGCGCCAACTTCCGCCCTAATTGGCGCAGGACTTGGAGATGCAGTGGGTCTTATTACAGACGGCAGGTTTTCAGGCGGAACTTATGGGATGGTCGTAGGTCATGTCGCGCCAGAAGCTTTTGTGGGTGGAACCATAGCCTTTGTGCATGAGGGCGACTCAATCACCATAGATGCCGAACAGCGACTGTTGCAGCTGAACGTATCTGACGAGGAGTTAGCCGGACGTAAAAAGAATTGGCAGCCCCCTAAACCAAGATACACCCGAGGCGTTCTGGCCAAATATGCCAAACTTGTCTCCACTAGCAGTCTGGGTGCAGTAACGGATTTGGAGTAG
- a CDS encoding glycine--tRNA ligase subunit alpha gives MTFQEVLLTLERFWAERNCLIVQPYDMEVGAGTMSPHTLLRALGPEPWNAAYVQPSRRPADGRYARNPMRLQHYYQYQVVLKPSPEDVVDQYLDSLRALGVDPLKHDIRFVEDDWASEALGASGVGWEVWIDGTEVTQFTFFQQIAGIELKPILAEITYGPERLTMMLQKVDSVWKLEWEHGITYRDVAHTFELENNYYNFEYADTDMLFSVFDMYEKEAKRIVELGLVYPAYDCVLKCSHVFNLLDARGRVSVTERVSFINRIRSLTRKCCLKYLVKREEEGYPLLKKQEQLV, from the coding sequence ATGACGTTTCAAGAAGTGTTGTTGACGCTCGAAAGGTTTTGGGCTGAACGGAACTGTTTGATTGTGCAGCCTTATGATATGGAAGTCGGGGCGGGGACGATGTCGCCTCATACCCTACTGCGCGCGTTAGGGCCGGAGCCTTGGAATGCGGCTTATGTTCAGCCTTCACGGAGGCCTGCCGATGGCCGCTATGCACGCAATCCGATGCGGCTTCAACACTATTATCAATACCAAGTCGTACTCAAGCCCTCCCCTGAGGATGTTGTTGACCAATATCTTGACAGTCTGAGGGCGCTAGGGGTTGATCCGCTCAAGCATGACATTCGCTTTGTTGAGGATGATTGGGCATCGGAGGCGTTGGGCGCGTCGGGTGTCGGTTGGGAAGTCTGGATTGATGGGACTGAAGTTACCCAGTTCACTTTCTTCCAGCAGATAGCCGGTATTGAGTTAAAGCCTATTCTTGCCGAAATCACCTATGGCCCTGAGCGGTTAACCATGATGCTTCAGAAAGTGGACAGCGTTTGGAAGCTGGAGTGGGAGCATGGTATCACCTATCGGGATGTTGCCCATACTTTCGAGTTAGAGAACAACTACTATAACTTCGAGTATGCGGATACCGATATGCTCTTCAGTGTCTTTGATATGTATGAGAAGGAAGCCAAGCGTATAGTTGAATTAGGTTTGGTCTATCCGGCCTATGACTGCGTGCTTAAGTGCAGCCATGTATTTAATCTCTTGGATGCCCGCGGCCGTGTATCGGTTACCGAGAGAGTCAGCTTCATCAACCGTATCCGCTCCCTAACCCGCAAGTGCTGCTTGAAGTATCTTGTAAAGCGAGAAGAGGAAGGCTACCCTCTTCTAAAGAAGCAAGAGCAGTTGGTATAA